A stretch of Procambarus clarkii isolate CNS0578487 chromosome 20, FALCON_Pclarkii_2.0, whole genome shotgun sequence DNA encodes these proteins:
- the alpha-Man-Ib gene encoding endoplasmic reticulum mannosyl-oligosaccharide 1,2-alpha-mannosidase isoform X1 produces the protein MLPGGVIEEKRDYVTLSLPALQQSSTRPSRSWRRRWNQLPRLQRVVLLMLGVAAIVALTYAIASHAEPSAAPAVSQSNYQQENNLTPPPLLPHPPDNPQEKEEVVENEEYAKKDAIKEGRDQIVPPPGLPQKRTARQEAVVAAMKHAWKGYKTYAWGHDHLKPISRTRNDWLRLGLTLVDALDTLWIMDLKEEFSEAQEWVSTQLHFNLNQDVNLFETTIRVLGGLLSAYHLTKEQVFLDKAVDLGDRLIAGFNSGSGVPYADVNLYSRRASKPKWGPDSSTSEVTTIQLEFRDLSRITGNPSYEEKVNFVSEHIHKLPKTEGLVPIFINAQTGEWRSHSTITLGARGDSYYEYLLKQWIQTGRTKDYLRDDYNESVSGMEHRLAARTEPSNLLFFGELHGSSKNFVNKMDELTCYLPGTLALGVHYGMPKHHMKLAEQLMYTCTLTWLRQPTNLAPEITYFNTQPTGTSEDFFVKNNDAHYLLRPETLESLWYMYHLTGNKTYQDWGWQMFQGIETYCRVENGYTSIGNVRSTLDTKPKDKMESFFLGETLKYLYLLFMEDQSTYSVDKWVFNSEAHLLPIYSH, from the exons CGGTGGAACCAGCTGCCTCGTCTGCAGCGAGTGGTGTTATTAATGCTGGGAGTGGCGGCCATTGTGGCCCTCACCTATGCCATTGCCAGCCATGCCGAACCTTCTGCTGCGCCTGCAGTTTCTCAGTCAAACTATCAACAG GAAAATAACTTGACGCCGCCTCCGTTATTGCCTCATCCCCCCGATAACCCGCAAGAAAA AGAAGAAGTAGTTGAGAATGAAGAGTATGCCAAGAAAGATGCCATCAAAGAAGGAAGAGATCAGATTGTTCCTCCCCCGGGACTTCCACAAAAAA GAACGGCAAGACAAGAAGCAGTTGTTGCAGCCATGAAACATGCTTGGAAAGGCTATAAGACATATGCATGGGGTCATGATCATCTCAAGCCGATATCAAGAACACGAAATGATTGGTTACGCCTTGGGCTCACACTTGTAGATGCGCTTGATACTTTGTGGATTATGGACCTCAAGGAAG AGTTCAGCGAGGCACAAGAATGGGTTTCAACACAGCTTCACTTCAACTTAAATCAAGATGTCAACTTGTTTGAGACTACCATACGGGTGTTGGGTGGTCTGCTGTCTGCTTACCACCTCACCAAGGAGCAGGTTTTCCTTGATAAAGCT GTTGACTTAGGAGATCGATTAATTGCTGGATTTAACAGTGGTTCAGGTGTGCCTTATGCTGATGTAAACCTCTACTCCAGAAGAGCCTCTAAGCCGAAGTGGGGACCAGATTCCTCTACCTCAGAAGTAACAACTATTCAGCTGGAATTTCGTGATCTGTCACGTATCACTGGAAACCCATCATATGAG GAAAAAGTTAACTTTGTCAGTGAGCACATCCACAAATTACCCAAGACCGAGGGTTTGGTTCCGATTTTCATCAATGCCCAGACTGGTGAGTGGCGATCACACTCTACTATCACACTAGGAGCCAGAGGGGACTCCTACTACGAGTACCTGCTTAAACAGTGGATCCAAACTGGCCGCACCAAAGATTA TCTTAGAGACGATTACAATGAAAGTGTTTCTGGAATGGAGCACCGCTTGGCAGCACGAACAGAACCCAGCAATCTCCTTTTCTTCGGAGAGCTTCATGGCAGTAGCAAAAATTTTGTAAACAAGATGGATGAGCTGACATGTTATCTTCCAGGAACTCTTGCACTTGGAGTTCATTATGGAATGCCAAAACACCACATGAAATTAGCAGAACAGCTGATGTACACCTGTACTCTCACATGGCTTCGCCAGCCCACCAACCTGGCTCCAGAAATAACATACTTTAATACGCAG CCTACAGGCACCAGTGAGGATTTCTTTGTGAAGAACAATGATGCACATTACCTATTGCGGCCGGAAACACTGGAGAGTCTGTGGTACATGTACCATCTCACCGGCAATAAAACATACCAAGATTGGGGTTGGCAGATGTTTCAG GGCATAGAAACTTACTGCAGAGTAGAAAATGGCTACACATCAATAGGCAATGTGAGAAGCACTCTAGACACCAAGCCTAAAGACAAGATGGAGTCATTTTTCCTCGGAGAAACACTAAAATATCTCTATCTGTTATTTATGGAAGATCAAAGTACATACAGTGTTGATAAATGGGTATTTAATAGTGAAGCTCATCTCTTGCCAATATATTCTCACTAG
- the alpha-Man-Ib gene encoding endoplasmic reticulum mannosyl-oligosaccharide 1,2-alpha-mannosidase isoform X2, translating into MTTELQHRFLLRWNQLPRLQRVVLLMLGVAAIVALTYAIASHAEPSAAPAVSQSNYQQENNLTPPPLLPHPPDNPQEKEEVVENEEYAKKDAIKEGRDQIVPPPGLPQKRTARQEAVVAAMKHAWKGYKTYAWGHDHLKPISRTRNDWLRLGLTLVDALDTLWIMDLKEEFSEAQEWVSTQLHFNLNQDVNLFETTIRVLGGLLSAYHLTKEQVFLDKAVDLGDRLIAGFNSGSGVPYADVNLYSRRASKPKWGPDSSTSEVTTIQLEFRDLSRITGNPSYEEKVNFVSEHIHKLPKTEGLVPIFINAQTGEWRSHSTITLGARGDSYYEYLLKQWIQTGRTKDYLRDDYNESVSGMEHRLAARTEPSNLLFFGELHGSSKNFVNKMDELTCYLPGTLALGVHYGMPKHHMKLAEQLMYTCTLTWLRQPTNLAPEITYFNTQPTGTSEDFFVKNNDAHYLLRPETLESLWYMYHLTGNKTYQDWGWQMFQGIETYCRVENGYTSIGNVRSTLDTKPKDKMESFFLGETLKYLYLLFMEDQSTYSVDKWVFNSEAHLLPIYSH; encoded by the exons CGGTGGAACCAGCTGCCTCGTCTGCAGCGAGTGGTGTTATTAATGCTGGGAGTGGCGGCCATTGTGGCCCTCACCTATGCCATTGCCAGCCATGCCGAACCTTCTGCTGCGCCTGCAGTTTCTCAGTCAAACTATCAACAG GAAAATAACTTGACGCCGCCTCCGTTATTGCCTCATCCCCCCGATAACCCGCAAGAAAA AGAAGAAGTAGTTGAGAATGAAGAGTATGCCAAGAAAGATGCCATCAAAGAAGGAAGAGATCAGATTGTTCCTCCCCCGGGACTTCCACAAAAAA GAACGGCAAGACAAGAAGCAGTTGTTGCAGCCATGAAACATGCTTGGAAAGGCTATAAGACATATGCATGGGGTCATGATCATCTCAAGCCGATATCAAGAACACGAAATGATTGGTTACGCCTTGGGCTCACACTTGTAGATGCGCTTGATACTTTGTGGATTATGGACCTCAAGGAAG AGTTCAGCGAGGCACAAGAATGGGTTTCAACACAGCTTCACTTCAACTTAAATCAAGATGTCAACTTGTTTGAGACTACCATACGGGTGTTGGGTGGTCTGCTGTCTGCTTACCACCTCACCAAGGAGCAGGTTTTCCTTGATAAAGCT GTTGACTTAGGAGATCGATTAATTGCTGGATTTAACAGTGGTTCAGGTGTGCCTTATGCTGATGTAAACCTCTACTCCAGAAGAGCCTCTAAGCCGAAGTGGGGACCAGATTCCTCTACCTCAGAAGTAACAACTATTCAGCTGGAATTTCGTGATCTGTCACGTATCACTGGAAACCCATCATATGAG GAAAAAGTTAACTTTGTCAGTGAGCACATCCACAAATTACCCAAGACCGAGGGTTTGGTTCCGATTTTCATCAATGCCCAGACTGGTGAGTGGCGATCACACTCTACTATCACACTAGGAGCCAGAGGGGACTCCTACTACGAGTACCTGCTTAAACAGTGGATCCAAACTGGCCGCACCAAAGATTA TCTTAGAGACGATTACAATGAAAGTGTTTCTGGAATGGAGCACCGCTTGGCAGCACGAACAGAACCCAGCAATCTCCTTTTCTTCGGAGAGCTTCATGGCAGTAGCAAAAATTTTGTAAACAAGATGGATGAGCTGACATGTTATCTTCCAGGAACTCTTGCACTTGGAGTTCATTATGGAATGCCAAAACACCACATGAAATTAGCAGAACAGCTGATGTACACCTGTACTCTCACATGGCTTCGCCAGCCCACCAACCTGGCTCCAGAAATAACATACTTTAATACGCAG CCTACAGGCACCAGTGAGGATTTCTTTGTGAAGAACAATGATGCACATTACCTATTGCGGCCGGAAACACTGGAGAGTCTGTGGTACATGTACCATCTCACCGGCAATAAAACATACCAAGATTGGGGTTGGCAGATGTTTCAG GGCATAGAAACTTACTGCAGAGTAGAAAATGGCTACACATCAATAGGCAATGTGAGAAGCACTCTAGACACCAAGCCTAAAGACAAGATGGAGTCATTTTTCCTCGGAGAAACACTAAAATATCTCTATCTGTTATTTATGGAAGATCAAAGTACATACAGTGTTGATAAATGGGTATTTAATAGTGAAGCTCATCTCTTGCCAATATATTCTCACTAG
- the alpha-Man-Ib gene encoding endoplasmic reticulum mannosyl-oligosaccharide 1,2-alpha-mannosidase isoform X3 gives MLGVAAIVALTYAIASHAEPSAAPAVSQSNYQQENNLTPPPLLPHPPDNPQEKEEVVENEEYAKKDAIKEGRDQIVPPPGLPQKRTARQEAVVAAMKHAWKGYKTYAWGHDHLKPISRTRNDWLRLGLTLVDALDTLWIMDLKEEFSEAQEWVSTQLHFNLNQDVNLFETTIRVLGGLLSAYHLTKEQVFLDKAVDLGDRLIAGFNSGSGVPYADVNLYSRRASKPKWGPDSSTSEVTTIQLEFRDLSRITGNPSYEEKVNFVSEHIHKLPKTEGLVPIFINAQTGEWRSHSTITLGARGDSYYEYLLKQWIQTGRTKDYLRDDYNESVSGMEHRLAARTEPSNLLFFGELHGSSKNFVNKMDELTCYLPGTLALGVHYGMPKHHMKLAEQLMYTCTLTWLRQPTNLAPEITYFNTQPTGTSEDFFVKNNDAHYLLRPETLESLWYMYHLTGNKTYQDWGWQMFQGIETYCRVENGYTSIGNVRSTLDTKPKDKMESFFLGETLKYLYLLFMEDQSTYSVDKWVFNSEAHLLPIYSH, from the exons ATGCTGGGAGTGGCGGCCATTGTGGCCCTCACCTATGCCATTGCCAGCCATGCCGAACCTTCTGCTGCGCCTGCAGTTTCTCAGTCAAACTATCAACAG GAAAATAACTTGACGCCGCCTCCGTTATTGCCTCATCCCCCCGATAACCCGCAAGAAAA AGAAGAAGTAGTTGAGAATGAAGAGTATGCCAAGAAAGATGCCATCAAAGAAGGAAGAGATCAGATTGTTCCTCCCCCGGGACTTCCACAAAAAA GAACGGCAAGACAAGAAGCAGTTGTTGCAGCCATGAAACATGCTTGGAAAGGCTATAAGACATATGCATGGGGTCATGATCATCTCAAGCCGATATCAAGAACACGAAATGATTGGTTACGCCTTGGGCTCACACTTGTAGATGCGCTTGATACTTTGTGGATTATGGACCTCAAGGAAG AGTTCAGCGAGGCACAAGAATGGGTTTCAACACAGCTTCACTTCAACTTAAATCAAGATGTCAACTTGTTTGAGACTACCATACGGGTGTTGGGTGGTCTGCTGTCTGCTTACCACCTCACCAAGGAGCAGGTTTTCCTTGATAAAGCT GTTGACTTAGGAGATCGATTAATTGCTGGATTTAACAGTGGTTCAGGTGTGCCTTATGCTGATGTAAACCTCTACTCCAGAAGAGCCTCTAAGCCGAAGTGGGGACCAGATTCCTCTACCTCAGAAGTAACAACTATTCAGCTGGAATTTCGTGATCTGTCACGTATCACTGGAAACCCATCATATGAG GAAAAAGTTAACTTTGTCAGTGAGCACATCCACAAATTACCCAAGACCGAGGGTTTGGTTCCGATTTTCATCAATGCCCAGACTGGTGAGTGGCGATCACACTCTACTATCACACTAGGAGCCAGAGGGGACTCCTACTACGAGTACCTGCTTAAACAGTGGATCCAAACTGGCCGCACCAAAGATTA TCTTAGAGACGATTACAATGAAAGTGTTTCTGGAATGGAGCACCGCTTGGCAGCACGAACAGAACCCAGCAATCTCCTTTTCTTCGGAGAGCTTCATGGCAGTAGCAAAAATTTTGTAAACAAGATGGATGAGCTGACATGTTATCTTCCAGGAACTCTTGCACTTGGAGTTCATTATGGAATGCCAAAACACCACATGAAATTAGCAGAACAGCTGATGTACACCTGTACTCTCACATGGCTTCGCCAGCCCACCAACCTGGCTCCAGAAATAACATACTTTAATACGCAG CCTACAGGCACCAGTGAGGATTTCTTTGTGAAGAACAATGATGCACATTACCTATTGCGGCCGGAAACACTGGAGAGTCTGTGGTACATGTACCATCTCACCGGCAATAAAACATACCAAGATTGGGGTTGGCAGATGTTTCAG GGCATAGAAACTTACTGCAGAGTAGAAAATGGCTACACATCAATAGGCAATGTGAGAAGCACTCTAGACACCAAGCCTAAAGACAAGATGGAGTCATTTTTCCTCGGAGAAACACTAAAATATCTCTATCTGTTATTTATGGAAGATCAAAGTACATACAGTGTTGATAAATGGGTATTTAATAGTGAAGCTCATCTCTTGCCAATATATTCTCACTAG